The following proteins are co-located in the Neofelis nebulosa isolate mNeoNeb1 chromosome 18, mNeoNeb1.pri, whole genome shotgun sequence genome:
- the FOXL3 gene encoding forkhead box L3 isoform X1 has translation MFDSSQYPYNCFNYDADDYPVGSSDEQKRLTRPAYSYIALIAMAIQQSPSGRVTLSGIYDFITRKFPYYRANQRAWQNSIRHNLSLNSCFVKVPRTEGHEKGKGNYWTLAAGCESLLDLFENGNYRRRRRRRGPKREGAGQARVGGAEGPQGPPEPAPGQPPAPASPAALGKAEHRGIKFSIDYILSAPGPFPGLKGPYGQQEGRTPRLEAQRMNLHLWTI, from the exons ATGTTTGACAGCTCGCAGTATCCCTACAATTGCTTCAATTATGACGCCGACGACTACCCGGTGGGCAGCTCCGACGAGCAGAAGCGGCTCACGAGGCCCGCGTACAG CTACATCGCGCTGATCGCCATGGCCATCCAGCAGAGCCCCTCGGGCAGGGTGACCCTGTCCGGCATCTACGACTTCATCACGCGCAAGTTCCCCTACTACCGAGCCAACCAGCGCGCCTGGCAGAACTCCATCCGCCACAACCTGTCCCTCAACAGCTGCTTCGTGAAG GTGCCTCGGACGGAGGGCCACGAGAAGGGCAAGGGTAACTACTGGACGTTGGCGGCCGGCTGCGAGTCGCTGCTGGACCTCTTCGAGAACGGCAACTATCGCAGACGGCGCCGGCGCCGCGGCCCCAAGcgcgagggggcggggcaggcgcGTGTGGGGGGCGCGGAGGGGCCGCAGGGGCCCCCTGAGCCAGCCCCAGgccagccccccgcccctgccagccCGGCTGCCCTGGGGAAGGCGGAGCACAGGGGCATCAAGTTCAGCATTGACTACATCCTGTCCGCGCCGGGCCCTTTCCCGGGGCTCAAGGGTCCCTACGGCCAGCAGGAGGGCAGAACCCCCCGGCTGGAGGCCCAGCGAATGAACCTCCACCTGTGGACGATATGA
- the FOXL3 gene encoding forkhead box L3 isoform X2, which yields MAIQQSPSGRVTLSGIYDFITRKFPYYRANQRAWQNSIRHNLSLNSCFVKVPRTEGHEKGKGNYWTLAAGCESLLDLFENGNYRRRRRRRGPKREGAGQARVGGAEGPQGPPEPAPGQPPAPASPAALGKAEHRGIKFSIDYILSAPGPFPGLKGPYGQQEGRTPRLEAQRMNLHLWTI from the exons ATGGCCATCCAGCAGAGCCCCTCGGGCAGGGTGACCCTGTCCGGCATCTACGACTTCATCACGCGCAAGTTCCCCTACTACCGAGCCAACCAGCGCGCCTGGCAGAACTCCATCCGCCACAACCTGTCCCTCAACAGCTGCTTCGTGAAG GTGCCTCGGACGGAGGGCCACGAGAAGGGCAAGGGTAACTACTGGACGTTGGCGGCCGGCTGCGAGTCGCTGCTGGACCTCTTCGAGAACGGCAACTATCGCAGACGGCGCCGGCGCCGCGGCCCCAAGcgcgagggggcggggcaggcgcGTGTGGGGGGCGCGGAGGGGCCGCAGGGGCCCCCTGAGCCAGCCCCAGgccagccccccgcccctgccagccCGGCTGCCCTGGGGAAGGCGGAGCACAGGGGCATCAAGTTCAGCATTGACTACATCCTGTCCGCGCCGGGCCCTTTCCCGGGGCTCAAGGGTCCCTACGGCCAGCAGGAGGGCAGAACCCCCCGGCTGGAGGCCCAGCGAATGAACCTCCACCTGTGGACGATATGA